The Pantoea phytobeneficialis genome has a segment encoding these proteins:
- the rluA gene encoding bifunctional tRNA pseudouridine(32) synthase/23S rRNA pseudouridine(746) synthase RluA: MEPYNPPLEPWLHILYQDDHIMVVNKPSGLLSVPGRLDEHKDSVMTRIQRDYPQAESVHRLDMATSGVIVVALNKAAERELKRQFREREPAKQYVARVWGHPAEEKGLIDLPLICDWPNRPKQKVCFETGKPAQTEYQVLAYDDDNSARVQLKPITGRSHQLRVHLLALGHPILGDRFYASPEALAMASRLLLHAESLTITHPAFGNSMTFRQPADF; encoded by the coding sequence ATGGAACCTTATAACCCGCCGCTTGAACCCTGGCTGCATATCCTTTATCAGGACGATCACATCATGGTGGTCAATAAGCCGAGCGGTTTGCTGTCGGTGCCGGGTCGCCTCGATGAGCACAAAGACAGTGTGATGACACGGATCCAGCGTGATTACCCGCAGGCTGAATCAGTGCATCGTCTGGATATGGCCACCAGCGGCGTTATTGTGGTGGCGTTGAATAAAGCGGCCGAGCGTGAGCTGAAGCGGCAATTCCGTGAACGCGAGCCTGCCAAACAATACGTGGCGCGCGTCTGGGGCCATCCGGCTGAAGAAAAAGGCTTAATTGATTTGCCGCTGATTTGCGACTGGCCAAACCGGCCAAAGCAGAAGGTGTGTTTTGAAACCGGCAAACCGGCGCAAACCGAGTATCAGGTGCTGGCATATGATGACGACAACAGCGCCAGGGTGCAGCTGAAGCCAATTACCGGACGTTCGCATCAGTTACGTGTGCATTTGTTGGCGCTGGGGCATCCGATTCTTGGTGATCGCTTTTACGCTTCGCCAGAAGCGCTGGCGATGGCATCGCGCCTGTTGTTACATGCGGAATCGCTGACCATAACCCACCCGGCGTTTGGCAACAGTATGACGTTTCGCCAGCCAGCAGATTTCTGA
- the rapA gene encoding RNA polymerase-associated protein RapA, which produces MVFTLGQRWISDTESELGLGTVVALDTRMVTLMFPATGENRLYARNDSPVTRVIFNPGDTVTSHEGWQMRVDDVRNENELITYIGTRLDTEESNVLMREVMLDSKLVFSKPQDRLFAGQLDRMDRFALRFRARKYQSEQYNLPTSGLRGMRTNLIPHQLHIAHDVGRRHAPRVLLADEVGLGKTIEAGMIIQQQLLAGRAERVLIVVPETLQHQWLVEMLRRFNLRFALFDDDRYTEAQHDSDNPFDTEQLIICSLDFVRRNKQRLELLADAAWDLLVVDEAHHLAWSEDAPSREYQVIEQLAEQTPGVLLLTATPEQLGLESHFARLRLLDPNRFHDFSQFVAEQQHYRPVADAVSTLLADKAISKDEMNLINDLVGEQDIEPLLQVANSDREGKEDARKELISMLMDRHGTSRVLFRNTRNGVKGFPKRELHQIRLPLPAQYQTAIKVSGIMGARKSAEERARDMLYPEQIYQEFEGDSGTWWNFDPRVEWLMGYLTSNRKEKVLVICAKAATALQLEQVLREREGIRAAVFHEGLSIIERDRAAAWFASEEDGAQVLLCSEIGSEGRNFQFASRLVMFDLPFNPDLLEQRIGRLDRIGQMHDIQILVPWLEKTAQAVLLRWYHEGLDAFEHTCPTGRTIYDSVYSQLIEYLAAPENPQGLDEFIVECRKQHDQLKAQLEQGRDRLLEQNSNGGEAAQALAEAIAEQDNDTGLVNFALNLFDIVGINQEDRSDNLIVLTPSDHMLVPDFPGLPEDGCTVTFNRNQALSREDTQFITWEHPLIRNGLDLILSGDTGSCALSLLKNKALPVGTLLVEMIYVVEAQAPKHLQLTRFLPPTPVRLLMDRTGNNLAGKVEFESFNRQLNAVNRHTGSKLVNAVQQDVHQILTLAESAVVPEAQAIIAAAKAEADEKLSAELSRLEALRAVNPNIRDDEVEALESNRNQVLASLGDAGWRLDALRLIVVTHQ; this is translated from the coding sequence ATGGTTTTTACACTGGGTCAACGCTGGATTAGTGATACGGAAAGTGAACTGGGACTGGGCACGGTAGTTGCGCTGGATACGCGCATGGTCACACTGATGTTCCCGGCAACCGGCGAAAACCGCCTCTATGCCCGTAATGATTCTCCTGTTACCCGCGTGATCTTCAATCCGGGTGATACCGTCACCAGCCATGAAGGCTGGCAGATGCGCGTCGATGACGTCCGTAACGAAAATGAGTTAATTACCTACATCGGCACACGTCTCGACACCGAAGAATCCAACGTGCTGATGCGCGAAGTGATGCTCGACAGCAAACTGGTGTTCAGCAAACCCCAGGATCGCCTGTTCGCCGGACAGTTGGATCGCATGGACAGGTTTGCGTTGCGCTTCCGCGCCCGTAAATATCAGAGCGAGCAGTACAACCTGCCGACCAGCGGTTTACGTGGTATGCGCACCAACCTGATCCCACATCAGCTGCACATTGCGCACGATGTTGGCCGTCGCCATGCACCGCGAGTGTTGCTGGCTGACGAAGTGGGTCTGGGTAAAACCATCGAAGCCGGGATGATCATCCAGCAACAGTTGCTGGCTGGACGTGCGGAGCGCGTGCTGATTGTGGTACCGGAAACCCTGCAACATCAGTGGCTGGTGGAGATGCTGCGCCGCTTCAATCTGCGCTTTGCGCTGTTTGATGATGACCGCTACACCGAAGCGCAGCACGACAGCGATAACCCATTTGATACCGAGCAGCTGATCATCTGCTCGCTCGATTTTGTCCGCCGTAATAAGCAGCGTCTGGAACTGCTGGCCGATGCTGCGTGGGATCTGCTGGTGGTTGATGAAGCACACCATCTGGCATGGAGTGAAGACGCACCGAGCCGTGAATATCAGGTCATTGAGCAGTTGGCGGAACAGACGCCTGGCGTACTGCTGCTGACCGCGACACCGGAACAGCTCGGTTTGGAGAGCCATTTCGCCCGTCTGCGCCTGCTCGATCCTAATCGCTTCCACGATTTCAGCCAGTTTGTAGCTGAACAGCAGCACTATCGCCCGGTAGCCGATGCGGTAAGCACCCTGCTGGCCGACAAAGCGATCTCCAAAGATGAAATGAACCTGATCAACGATCTGGTCGGTGAGCAGGACATCGAACCGCTGTTGCAGGTGGCAAACAGCGATCGCGAAGGCAAAGAAGATGCACGCAAAGAACTGATTTCTATGTTGATGGACCGTCACGGCACCAGCCGCGTGCTGTTCCGCAACACCCGTAACGGCGTGAAAGGTTTCCCGAAACGCGAACTGCATCAGATCCGCCTGCCGCTGCCGGCGCAGTACCAAACGGCAATTAAAGTCTCCGGCATTATGGGCGCACGTAAAAGCGCGGAAGAACGCGCCCGTGACATGCTGTACCCGGAGCAGATTTATCAGGAGTTTGAAGGTGACAGCGGCACCTGGTGGAACTTCGATCCGCGCGTTGAGTGGCTGATGGGCTACCTCACCAGCAACCGTAAAGAGAAAGTGCTGGTGATTTGTGCCAAAGCCGCCACCGCCCTGCAACTGGAACAGGTGCTGCGTGAGCGCGAAGGTATCCGCGCCGCCGTGTTCCACGAAGGTCTGTCAATCATCGAACGTGACCGCGCTGCGGCCTGGTTCGCCTCCGAAGAAGATGGCGCGCAGGTGCTGCTGTGTTCGGAAATCGGTTCTGAAGGCCGCAACTTCCAGTTCGCCAGCCGCCTGGTGATGTTTGATTTGCCGTTCAACCCGGACCTGCTGGAGCAACGAATTGGTCGTCTCGATCGTATCGGCCAGATGCACGATATTCAGATCCTGGTGCCGTGGCTGGAAAAAACCGCGCAGGCGGTGCTGTTGCGCTGGTATCACGAGGGTCTGGACGCGTTTGAGCACACCTGTCCAACTGGCCGCACCATTTACGACAGCGTCTACAGCCAGTTGATTGAATACCTTGCCGCGCCGGAAAATCCGCAGGGGCTGGATGAGTTCATCGTTGAGTGCCGCAAGCAGCATGACCAGTTGAAAGCCCAACTGGAACAGGGCCGCGACCGTCTGCTGGAGCAGAACTCAAATGGCGGTGAAGCAGCCCAGGCGTTGGCAGAAGCGATTGCCGAGCAGGATAACGACACCGGCCTGGTGAATTTCGCCCTCAACCTGTTTGATATCGTGGGTATCAACCAGGAGGATCGTAGCGATAACCTGATCGTGCTGACGCCGTCCGATCATATGCTGGTGCCGGATTTCCCCGGTCTGCCGGAGGATGGCTGCACCGTGACCTTTAACCGCAACCAGGCACTGTCACGCGAAGATACCCAGTTCATTACCTGGGAACACCCGCTGATCCGCAACGGTCTGGACCTGATCCTCTCCGGCGATACCGGCAGCTGTGCGCTGTCGCTGTTGAAAAACAAAGCGTTACCGGTTGGCACGCTGCTGGTAGAGATGATCTATGTGGTGGAAGCCCAGGCACCGAAGCATCTGCAACTGACCCGCTTCCTGCCGCCGACACCGGTGCGTTTGCTGATGGATCGCACCGGCAACAATCTGGCCGGAAAAGTGGAATTTGAGAGCTTTAACCGTCAGTTAAACGCCGTGAATCGCCATACCGGCAGCAAGCTGGTGAATGCCGTTCAACAGGATGTGCATCAGATTCTGACGCTGGCGGAGAGCGCAGTGGTGCCGGAAGCGCAAGCGATTATCGCGGCGGCAAAAGCCGAAGCCGATGAGAAGCTGAGCGCTGAGCTATCCCGTCTTGAGGCACTGCGCGCCGTCAACCCCAACATCCGTGATGACGAGGTTGAGGCGCTGGAAAGCAACCGTAACCAGGTGCTGGCAAGCCTCGGTGACGCGGGCTGGCGTCTGGATGCGCTGCGCCTGATCGTGGTGACGCATCAATAA
- the djlA gene encoding co-chaperone DjlA produces MRYWGKVIGLALGLLSGLGFWGIVLGLIIGHMFDKVRSVQGQGYFANNQTRQTLFFSTTFQVMGHLTKSKGRVTEADIQIASLLMDRMQLHGDARTAAQRAFREGKQGDYPLRNKLRELRSACFGRFDLIRMFLEIQIQAAFADGSLHPNERQVLYVIAEELGISKMQFDQFLRMMEGGQQFGGGGSSYGGGAYQQAKRGPTLEDACSVLGVKSSDDSTTIKRAYRKLMAEHHPDKLVAKGLPPQMMEMAKQKAQEIQAAYDLIRKEKGFK; encoded by the coding sequence ATGCGCTACTGGGGAAAAGTAATTGGTCTGGCTCTGGGCTTACTTTCCGGACTGGGCTTTTGGGGCATTGTACTGGGTCTGATCATTGGTCACATGTTTGATAAGGTGCGCAGCGTTCAGGGACAAGGCTATTTCGCTAACAACCAAACCCGCCAGACACTGTTTTTTAGTACCACTTTTCAGGTAATGGGCCATTTGACCAAGTCAAAAGGACGCGTGACCGAGGCGGATATCCAGATTGCATCTTTACTGATGGATCGTATGCAGTTGCATGGCGATGCGCGCACTGCGGCACAGCGAGCCTTCCGTGAAGGTAAGCAGGGCGACTATCCGTTACGCAATAAACTGCGTGAGCTGCGCAGCGCCTGCTTTGGTCGCTTTGATCTGATTCGGATGTTTCTGGAAATTCAGATCCAGGCCGCCTTCGCTGATGGTTCACTGCATCCCAACGAACGTCAGGTGTTGTATGTGATCGCCGAGGAGCTGGGCATCTCAAAAATGCAGTTTGACCAGTTCCTGCGCATGATGGAAGGCGGCCAGCAATTTGGTGGTGGCGGTTCATCGTATGGTGGCGGCGCGTATCAGCAGGCTAAACGTGGCCCGACGCTGGAAGATGCCTGTAGCGTGCTGGGGGTGAAAAGCAGCGATGACAGCACCACGATCAAGCGCGCCTACCGTAAGCTGATGGCGGAACATCATCCTGACAAGCTGGTGGCGAAAGGGCTACCGCCACAAATGATGGAGATGGCGAAGCAGAAAGCGCAGGAAATTCAGGCGGCTTACGATCTGATTCGTAAGGAAAAAGGATTTAAATAA
- the lptD gene encoding LPS assembly protein LptD produces the protein MKKRIPTLLATMIGAAIYSQHSLADDLMSQCMLGVPSFNRPLVNGDTNSLPVTIHSDSSKGTYPNDAVFTGNVDVQQGNSRLTADEVQLHQRQQEGQTAPVRTVDALGNVHYDDNQVILKGPKAWSNLNTKDTNVWNGNYLMVGRQGRGDADQMKLRGNNRYTILENGSFTSCLPGSNSWSVVGTEIIQDRQEEVAEIWNARFKLGNVPVFYSPYLQLPIGDRRRSGFLIPNAKYSSTNGFEFMLPYYWNIAPQADATITPHYMSNRGLQLQNEFRYLTQFGAGLMELDYLPSDNQYDKDKAVRGIAQDASSDRWLFYWRHAGVYDQHWRFNADYTKVSDPYYFNDLTSKYYSSTDGYATQKFSVGYADTNWDATLSTKDFQVFGTTSNSNVYRAMPQLDLNYYQNDIGPFDGRIFAQAVKFTNVNSRMPEATRLHIEPTLDLPLSNGWASLDTEAKFLATHYQQDSLDYYNSSSYTRTSSGLLKDSVNRTLPQFKVDGRLVFDRDMDWAEGYTQTLEPRVQYLYIPYRDQSAIYPYDSTLLQTDYTGLFRDRTYSGLDRIASANQVATGVTTRIYDNDLVERFNVSVGQIYSFTPSRTGVEQIDDEDDTGSLIWAGDTYWKVSDRWAVRGGLQYDTRLDNIAQGNAVLEYRQDADRMVQLSYRYSSPEYVAQALNDSSLLTNPIYKNGISQVGATASWPIADAWSLVGAYYYDTRNSKPADQLVGLQYSSCCYAIRVGYERKINGWENNNSKYDNQISFNIELRGLSSNYGLGTHDMLRQGIIPYQQAF, from the coding sequence ATGAAAAAACGTATACCTACCCTGCTGGCTACCATGATTGGTGCAGCGATATACAGTCAGCATTCCCTCGCCGACGACTTAATGTCGCAGTGTATGCTGGGCGTGCCGAGCTTTAACCGTCCGCTGGTTAATGGCGACACGAATTCGCTGCCCGTGACGATTCATTCTGACTCGTCCAAAGGCACCTATCCCAACGACGCGGTATTCACCGGTAACGTCGATGTGCAACAGGGAAACAGCCGCCTGACTGCCGATGAAGTGCAGTTGCATCAGCGTCAGCAGGAAGGGCAAACCGCGCCGGTTCGTACCGTCGATGCGCTGGGTAATGTGCACTATGACGACAATCAGGTCATCCTGAAAGGTCCGAAAGCCTGGTCGAATCTGAATACCAAAGATACCAACGTCTGGAACGGTAACTATCTGATGGTAGGCCGTCAGGGACGTGGTGATGCCGATCAGATGAAACTGCGTGGCAACAATCGTTATACCATCCTCGAAAACGGCAGCTTTACCTCCTGTTTGCCCGGTAGCAACAGCTGGAGTGTGGTGGGTACAGAAATCATTCAGGACCGCCAGGAGGAAGTGGCGGAGATCTGGAATGCGCGCTTTAAACTTGGCAATGTGCCGGTTTTCTATAGCCCCTACCTGCAACTGCCGATTGGCGATCGTCGCCGCTCTGGCTTCCTGATCCCGAATGCAAAATACAGCAGCACGAATGGTTTCGAGTTCATGCTGCCGTACTACTGGAACATCGCACCGCAGGCCGATGCCACCATTACGCCGCACTATATGAGCAATCGTGGCCTGCAATTGCAGAATGAATTCCGTTATCTGACCCAGTTTGGTGCGGGTTTGATGGAGCTGGATTATCTGCCATCCGATAATCAGTACGATAAAGACAAAGCGGTGCGTGGTATTGCGCAGGATGCCAGCTCCGATCGCTGGTTGTTCTACTGGCGCCACGCTGGGGTGTACGATCAGCACTGGCGTTTCAATGCCGACTATACCAAAGTCAGCGATCCCTATTACTTCAACGACTTAACGTCAAAGTATTACAGTTCGACTGATGGTTACGCCACGCAGAAATTCAGCGTTGGCTATGCCGATACCAACTGGGATGCCACACTCTCAACCAAAGATTTCCAGGTGTTTGGCACCACCAGCAACAGCAACGTCTATCGCGCGATGCCGCAGCTCGATCTGAATTACTATCAGAACGATATCGGGCCGTTTGATGGCCGTATTTTCGCGCAGGCGGTGAAGTTTACCAACGTAAATAGCCGGATGCCGGAAGCAACGCGTCTGCATATTGAACCGACGCTGGATCTGCCGCTGTCAAACGGCTGGGCCAGCCTGGATACCGAAGCCAAGTTCCTTGCTACCCATTATCAGCAGGATAGCCTCGATTATTACAACAGCTCAAGCTACACCCGGACCTCCAGCGGCCTGCTGAAAGACTCCGTTAACCGTACGCTGCCGCAGTTTAAGGTCGATGGTCGTCTGGTATTTGACCGCGATATGGATTGGGCTGAGGGCTATACCCAGACGCTGGAACCGCGTGTCCAGTATCTCTACATCCCGTACCGCGACCAGAGCGCTATCTATCCGTACGATTCAACATTGCTGCAAACTGACTATACCGGCTTGTTCCGTGACCGCACCTACAGCGGCCTCGATCGCATCGCCTCAGCCAATCAGGTCGCAACCGGTGTTACCACGCGAATTTATGATAACGATCTGGTTGAACGTTTTAACGTTTCTGTTGGTCAAATCTACTCGTTTACCCCATCGCGGACTGGCGTTGAGCAGATCGACGATGAAGATGACACCGGTAGCCTGATCTGGGCCGGTGACACTTACTGGAAAGTGAGCGATCGCTGGGCCGTGCGTGGCGGGCTGCAATATGATACCCGTCTCGATAACATCGCTCAGGGCAATGCGGTACTCGAGTATCGTCAGGATGCCGATCGTATGGTGCAGCTGAGTTATCGCTACAGCAGCCCGGAATACGTCGCACAAGCACTGAATGACTCCAGCCTGCTGACTAACCCGATCTACAAAAACGGGATCTCTCAGGTCGGAGCAACCGCCAGTTGGCCGATTGCTGACGCCTGGTCGCTGGTCGGTGCGTATTACTACGACACCCGCAACAGCAAACCGGCTGACCAGTTGGTGGGTCTGCAATACAGCTCCTGCTGCTATGCAATCCGTGTCGGTTACGAG